From Amycolatopsis sp. YIM 10, the proteins below share one genomic window:
- a CDS encoding response regulator transcription factor, with translation MTIRVVLADDQPLIRSGLRVLIADTDDLTVVGEAGTGTEAVQLAGAARPDVVVMDLRMPGMDGIEATRQITAGEAPPHVLALTTFDDDEHVYGALRAGAAGFLVKDMALDDILAAIRVVASGDALIAPSVTRRLIAEFAGRPARAPAHRPPNGVTEREREVLTLVGLGRTNSEIAAELYVSVATAKAHVARLFTKLDARDRVHLVIIAYELGLVSPRA, from the coding sequence ATGACGATCCGGGTGGTGCTGGCCGACGACCAGCCGCTGATCCGGAGCGGGCTTCGGGTGCTCATCGCGGACACCGACGACCTGACCGTGGTCGGCGAGGCGGGCACCGGGACCGAGGCGGTCCAGCTCGCCGGGGCGGCCCGGCCGGACGTGGTGGTGATGGACCTGCGCATGCCGGGCATGGACGGGATCGAGGCCACCCGGCAGATCACCGCGGGCGAGGCCCCGCCGCACGTCCTGGCGCTCACCACCTTCGACGACGACGAGCACGTCTACGGCGCGCTGCGGGCCGGTGCCGCCGGCTTCCTGGTCAAGGACATGGCACTGGACGACATCCTCGCCGCGATCCGGGTGGTCGCCTCGGGGGACGCGCTCATCGCGCCGAGCGTCACCCGGCGCCTGATCGCCGAGTTCGCCGGCCGTCCCGCCCGCGCGCCCGCGCACCGGCCGCCGAACGGCGTCACCGAGCGGGAGCGCGAGGTGCTCACCCTGGTCGGGCTCGGCCGGACCAACAGCGAGATCGCCGCCGAGCTGTACGTCAGCGTGGCCACCGCGAAGGCACACGTGGCGCGGCTGTTCACCAAGCTCGACGCGCGCGACCGCGTGCACCTGGTGATCATCGCCTACGAGCTGGGTCTGGTCAGCCCACGGGCGTAA
- a CDS encoding sensor histidine kinase: protein MPARPRLPPRLATVLAWTGLVLSPVVLHLWIAFDGDYDFLPFLAMVLPIGVLRRVPLVALGALLLEMVSVELIPLPLPEASGLHQFIRDLQTVTVDLAVGYVAATRPLRVSAIGAGLALVVQLVVAATTEARPNDFENAFIPYVLAVISAWAIGYVLRQGGQYRQARREQAEIQAVQAERLRIARELHDMIAHSIGVIAFQAGMGGRVIDTQPEEARKALNAIEDTSRETLTGLRQVLGALRSGDPVPGLGDLDDLVTRTRDAGVRVEVRRRGDRRALPPEVGLAAFRVIQEAVTNVVRHAGVDRCEVVVDQRDEEVVIEVTDDGRGDTAGAGYGLSGMRERVTSLRGEFTAGPRAEGGFRVSARIPAAAR from the coding sequence ATGCCTGCCCGCCCACGCCTCCCGCCACGACTGGCGACCGTTCTGGCGTGGACCGGGCTGGTGCTCTCCCCCGTGGTCCTGCACCTGTGGATCGCCTTCGACGGCGACTACGACTTCCTGCCGTTCCTGGCGATGGTGCTGCCCATCGGCGTGCTGCGGCGCGTGCCGTTGGTGGCGTTGGGCGCGCTGCTGCTGGAAATGGTGTCGGTGGAACTGATTCCGCTGCCGCTGCCCGAGGCGTCCGGGCTGCACCAGTTCATCCGCGACCTGCAGACCGTGACCGTGGATCTCGCCGTGGGTTATGTCGCGGCCACCCGTCCCCTGCGGGTCTCGGCCATCGGCGCGGGGCTCGCGCTCGTCGTCCAGCTCGTCGTGGCCGCCACCACCGAGGCGCGGCCGAACGACTTCGAGAACGCCTTCATTCCCTACGTGCTCGCCGTCATCAGCGCCTGGGCGATCGGGTACGTGCTGCGCCAGGGCGGGCAGTACCGCCAGGCGCGGCGCGAGCAGGCCGAGATCCAGGCCGTGCAGGCGGAACGGCTGCGGATCGCCAGGGAACTGCACGACATGATCGCGCACAGCATCGGCGTCATCGCCTTCCAGGCCGGGATGGGCGGCCGCGTCATCGACACCCAGCCGGAGGAGGCGCGGAAGGCGTTGAACGCGATCGAGGACACCAGCCGCGAGACACTCACCGGACTGCGTCAGGTGCTGGGGGCGCTGCGGTCCGGCGACCCCGTGCCCGGCCTCGGTGATCTCGACGATCTGGTCACGCGCACGCGTGACGCCGGGGTGCGCGTGGAGGTGCGCCGGCGCGGGGATCGGCGGGCGCTGCCGCCGGAGGTCGGCCTGGCGGCGTTCCGCGTCATCCAGGAGGCGGTCACGAACGTGGTGCGGCACGCCGGGGTGGACCGGTGCGAGGTGGTTGTCGACCAACGGGACGAAGAGGTGGTCATCGAAGTGACGGACGACGGGCGGGGCGACACCGCCGGAGCCGGGTACGGCCTGTCCGGGATGCGCGAGCGGGTGACCTCCCTGCGCGGCGAGTTCACCGCCGGGCCGCGCGCCGAGGGCGGATTCCGGGTCAGCGCCCGCATCCCGGCGGCGGCCCGATGA
- a CDS encoding alpha/beta hydrolase: MPGIPRLGTVFVVIEPMKFLAALAAVSLAPTAAVLLAAPGAVPDLTAENPLDDAPVSTRYEVSRQAMRLAGSPYREQDGQFLLFDPRGDGRVVQVFGDLEAADRIAILVPGAANRADNFWTGVGGERYRAPATQASDLYRAALRTRPDARFAVIAWLGYPTPAGVGPDAARSELARAGAGALVRFVAGLTAVRPQATFALLGHSYGSTVIGAAASRLQRVTDIVAFGSPGMGVDHVAQLGTTARVWAGQAGGDWIRWVPGVRLLGLGHGTKPADPAFGARAFRTADVADHDHYLSPGTDSLADLAAIALSTSDAGVRR, translated from the coding sequence ATGCCCGGAATTCCCCGGCTCGGCACCGTTTTTGTGGTGATCGAACCGATGAAGTTCCTGGCGGCCCTCGCCGCGGTGTCACTGGCGCCGACCGCCGCGGTCCTGCTGGCCGCACCCGGCGCGGTGCCGGACCTGACGGCCGAGAATCCGCTCGACGACGCTCCGGTGAGCACGCGGTACGAGGTGAGCAGGCAGGCGATGCGGCTGGCCGGATCGCCGTACCGCGAACAGGACGGGCAGTTCCTGCTGTTCGACCCGCGCGGCGACGGCCGGGTGGTGCAGGTGTTCGGTGATCTGGAGGCCGCCGACCGGATCGCCATCCTGGTGCCCGGCGCGGCCAACCGGGCGGACAACTTCTGGACCGGGGTGGGCGGCGAGCGGTACCGGGCTCCGGCCACGCAGGCGTCCGACCTGTACCGGGCGGCGCTCCGGACCAGGCCGGACGCCCGGTTCGCGGTGATAGCCTGGCTCGGTTACCCCACGCCGGCCGGGGTGGGGCCCGACGCGGCGCGCTCGGAGCTGGCCAGGGCGGGTGCGGGGGCGCTGGTGCGGTTCGTGGCCGGACTCACCGCCGTCCGTCCACAAGCGACATTCGCGTTGCTGGGCCACAGCTACGGCTCGACGGTGATCGGCGCGGCCGCGTCCCGGCTTCAGCGGGTGACCGACATCGTGGCGTTCGGCAGTCCGGGAATGGGCGTGGACCACGTGGCACAACTGGGCACCACCGCGCGGGTCTGGGCCGGGCAGGCGGGCGGGGACTGGATCCGCTGGGTGCCCGGGGTGCGGTTGCTCGGCCTCGGCCACGGCACCAAACCGGCCGATCCGGCCTTCGGCGCCCGCGCGTTCCGGACTGCCGACGTCGCCGACCACGACCACTACCTGAGCCCCGGCACCGATTCGCTGGCCGACCTCGCCGCCATCGCACTGTCCACAAGCGACGCGGGTGTGCGGCGGTGA
- a CDS encoding acyltransferase family protein, which translates to MSERDRTVDALRGGAIAGVVLGHWLVSAVVSDPYRSSALHGESPLAHTPWLAPVTWFLQTLGPFFFAAGYAAGRRAQAGKPLRLARLVVPLLVLAAVWVPAMLLLGVIGVPESTRDLVWALVTQPLWFLLVYLLLAALTRVLRAFVRRCGPWAALVPVAPVVVVDLLRPHGLPVWLSLAAAPVAWAVPHLLGLAMAEGRLPRKAGAVLVPAGALGGAALLLWAGYPASAVGVPGDRWSNLAPPSLFTLALAAAQVGVFLLVRPWLARTFRRPRVWTPVSALNRSAMAVYCWHQTALLLVSFAGLLAGRLPGLLDEPSGAWVWHRLYWLPVFALVLAVLTRLSRRAGG; encoded by the coding sequence GTGAGCGAGCGGGACCGGACCGTGGACGCACTGCGGGGCGGTGCGATCGCCGGTGTGGTGCTCGGGCACTGGCTGGTCAGCGCCGTGGTCAGCGATCCGTACCGGTCCTCCGCGCTGCACGGCGAAAGCCCGCTGGCCCACACCCCGTGGCTCGCGCCGGTGACCTGGTTCCTGCAGACGCTGGGGCCGTTCTTCTTCGCCGCCGGTTACGCCGCGGGACGTCGCGCACAGGCCGGGAAACCGCTGCGCCTCGCACGGCTGGTCGTACCGCTGCTCGTGCTGGCCGCGGTGTGGGTGCCCGCGATGCTCCTGCTCGGCGTCATCGGAGTGCCGGAGAGCACGCGGGACCTGGTGTGGGCGCTGGTCACGCAGCCGTTGTGGTTCCTGCTGGTGTACCTGCTGCTGGCCGCGCTCACCCGCGTGCTGCGGGCCTTCGTACGCCGATGCGGACCATGGGCGGCGCTGGTGCCGGTGGCGCCGGTCGTGGTCGTCGACCTGCTCCGGCCGCACGGCCTGCCGGTCTGGCTCTCGCTGGCCGCCGCGCCGGTGGCCTGGGCCGTGCCGCACCTGCTGGGCCTGGCCATGGCCGAGGGACGGCTGCCGCGGAAGGCCGGGGCGGTGCTGGTGCCGGCGGGTGCGCTCGGCGGCGCCGCGTTGCTGCTCTGGGCCGGGTACCCGGCGAGCGCGGTGGGCGTACCGGGGGACCGGTGGTCCAACCTCGCGCCGCCGTCGCTGTTCACGCTGGCACTGGCCGCCGCGCAAGTCGGTGTCTTCCTGCTGGTGCGCCCCTGGCTGGCGCGGACGTTCCGGCGGCCCCGCGTGTGGACCCCGGTCTCGGCGCTCAACCGCTCGGCGATGGCCGTCTACTGCTGGCACCAGACCGCGTTGCTCCTGGTCAGCTTCGCCGGTCTCCTCGCGGGGCGCCTGCCCGGCCTGCTCGACGAGCCCTCCGGCGCGTGGGTGTGGCACCGGCTGTACTGGCTGCCGGTGTTCGCGCTGGTGCTGGCCGTCCTGACCCGCCTCTCGCGCCGGGCCGGCGGCTGA
- a CDS encoding serine/threonine-protein kinase, with the protein MKALVAGDPATVGRYQVFAVLGAGGMGRVLLGVSPDGRLVAVKQVHPHFAHDPGFRERFRREVTTSRMVSGAYTAAVMDADPDAPTPWLASVFVPGPALSEVVTAAGPLPPAAVRHLAAGLALALGEIHRTGLVHRDLKPGNVILAEDGPRVIDFGIARAAEGDSELTRTGSIIGSPGYMSPEQAQSKPLTPASDLFSFGALLVMAATGRGPFTGASTPQTLYNVVHAEPDLRALDPWLRRIVEPCLAKDPAHRPAPADVLRELGPIEPVASPWPPLVLQLIDEQRARISELLKPPSRRRRYAGLAAAAVVLLAAGTITVVSLTGSDSPPAAAGAPEEPVVTATNPDPFGPDNLRRVDLCRLLDGQDVPGLGRLSTKDGSALDSCFLENAEGRSLELKIGRSLLDSEAGGDLEGLPLTTKGDGRDCEAAVAVNGFPDSTLGTEVHFAVPVADACTVAKDGLGTAVRQLRAGGHDRELPPGTLAALDPCALLAPAEADRVIGPLRNTVHQGLRECRYEGTGTLSVKLGKGFPPSITRQLAGVKVSLGQKNNEEGQPGCALAWQHRQLSPREGENVELLLVPTGALTVDQACEKVQQAGQALLPRLPKP; encoded by the coding sequence GTGAAAGCGTTGGTCGCCGGTGACCCGGCCACGGTGGGTCGCTACCAGGTGTTCGCCGTGCTGGGGGCGGGCGGCATGGGCCGCGTGCTGCTCGGGGTCTCGCCGGACGGGCGGCTGGTCGCGGTCAAGCAGGTGCACCCGCACTTCGCGCACGACCCCGGGTTCCGGGAGCGCTTCCGCCGGGAGGTCACCACCTCGCGAATGGTCTCCGGCGCCTACACCGCCGCGGTGATGGACGCCGATCCCGACGCCCCCACCCCGTGGCTGGCCTCGGTGTTCGTGCCGGGACCGGCACTGTCCGAAGTGGTCACGGCGGCCGGGCCGCTGCCACCGGCCGCGGTCCGGCACCTGGCCGCCGGGCTCGCGCTGGCACTGGGGGAGATCCACCGCACCGGCCTGGTCCACCGCGACCTCAAGCCCGGCAACGTCATTCTCGCCGAGGACGGTCCACGGGTGATCGACTTCGGCATCGCCCGCGCGGCCGAGGGCGACTCCGAGCTGACGCGGACCGGCTCGATCATCGGCTCACCGGGATACATGTCCCCGGAGCAGGCGCAGAGCAAGCCGCTGACCCCCGCCAGCGACCTGTTCTCCTTCGGCGCCCTGCTGGTGATGGCCGCGACCGGACGCGGCCCGTTCACCGGGGCGTCCACCCCGCAGACTCTCTACAACGTGGTGCACGCCGAGCCCGACCTGCGCGCGCTGGACCCATGGCTGCGGCGGATCGTCGAACCGTGCCTGGCCAAGGACCCGGCACACCGGCCGGCACCCGCCGACGTGCTGCGGGAACTCGGCCCCATCGAACCGGTGGCCAGCCCGTGGCCGCCACTGGTGCTCCAGCTCATCGACGAACAGCGGGCGCGGATCAGCGAACTGCTCAAGCCCCCGTCCCGGCGTCGCCGGTACGCCGGACTGGCCGCCGCCGCGGTGGTCCTGCTGGCGGCCGGCACGATCACGGTGGTCAGCCTGACCGGGTCCGACTCACCGCCGGCGGCCGCGGGGGCACCGGAGGAGCCGGTGGTCACCGCCACGAACCCGGATCCGTTCGGCCCGGACAACCTGCGGCGCGTCGACCTGTGCCGCCTGCTCGACGGGCAGGACGTGCCCGGGTTGGGGCGACTGTCCACGAAGGACGGATCGGCGTTGGACTCCTGCTTCCTGGAGAACGCCGAAGGGCGGAGCCTGGAGCTGAAGATCGGGCGTAGCCTGCTCGACAGCGAAGCGGGCGGCGATCTCGAAGGACTGCCGCTGACCACCAAGGGCGACGGCCGCGACTGCGAGGCGGCGGTCGCGGTCAACGGTTTCCCGGACAGCACGCTCGGCACCGAGGTCCACTTCGCCGTGCCGGTGGCCGACGCGTGCACCGTGGCGAAGGACGGGCTCGGTACGGCCGTGCGGCAGCTGCGCGCCGGTGGCCACGACCGCGAACTGCCGCCGGGCACCCTCGCCGCTCTCGATCCCTGCGCGCTGCTCGCACCCGCCGAGGCGGACCGGGTCATCGGCCCCCTGCGCAACACCGTCCACCAGGGGCTGCGCGAATGCCGGTACGAAGGCACCGGAACCCTCTCGGTGAAGTTGGGCAAAGGCTTCCCGCCCTCGATCACGCGCCAACTCGCCGGTGTGAAGGTGTCGCTGGGGCAAAAGAACAACGAAGAGGGCCAGCCCGGTTGCGCGCTGGCCTGGCAGCATCGGCAGCTCAGCCCGCGCGAGGGCGAGAACGTCGAGTTGCTGCTGGTCCCCACCGGCGCGCTGACCGTGGACCAGGCCTGTGAGAAGGTCCAGCAAGCCGGTCAGGCACTGCTCCCGAGACTCCCGAAACCCTAG
- a CDS encoding serine/threonine-protein kinase, whose product MEQLDPREPRQIGPYRIVAALGEGGMGRVVLGLAPDGRLVAVKQLHPHFVHDTGFRERFRREVTASRMVSGAYTAAVMDADAEAETPWLASVFVTGPSLREAVDALGPLPVDAVRRLASGLAAALTEIHRAGLVHRDLKPSNILLTADGPRVIDFGIARAVEDGHELTGTGSIIGSPAFMSPEQAGGGQVTAASDMFSLGAVLVMAATGQGPFTGSAAAQTLYNVVHTEPDLSAVPAEIRALAEPCLVKDPARRPTPAQLLDFLGQAPAVAAPWPPAVHARIQQQDAEVRSALSLPLPAWQPPPRPRKTWLRWVVAGVVVALLSAIAYVVVEASGPDDPGVAAMPMSDALTLDRLRRVDPCEVLNGDFTPDLGTLEPESNPIEPNRCYYTGRDGIEFELQLGDPVLYGGVGQANRTAEGMALQRMTFGACDALVLLPSQRQLHVMIYNPTKAGDPCAISDSALSAVLTRLRTNEVDRPADPASVLPLDPCVLPDATVAESVLNGGKPAVKSLRACEWINGNNSLTVEVKRSLYVDRGESIDLGGGVTGEVSDTGPTTCRVTWRHRPLPDGDAEYLSVWIHGLDVENPCEHVRAVVGSVLPKLPKVQ is encoded by the coding sequence GTGGAACAACTGGACCCCCGCGAACCACGGCAGATCGGGCCCTACCGGATCGTCGCCGCGCTCGGTGAGGGCGGCATGGGCCGGGTGGTACTGGGCCTGGCGCCTGATGGCAGGCTCGTCGCGGTCAAGCAGCTGCACCCGCACTTCGTGCACGACACCGGCTTCCGCGAGCGATTCCGTCGTGAGGTGACCGCCTCGCGAATGGTCTCCGGTGCCTACACCGCCGCGGTGATGGACGCCGATGCCGAAGCGGAAACCCCTTGGCTCGCCTCGGTTTTTGTCACCGGGCCGTCACTGCGCGAGGCGGTCGACGCGCTCGGCCCGCTGCCGGTGGACGCCGTGCGCCGCCTGGCGTCCGGGCTGGCCGCGGCGCTGACCGAGATCCACCGCGCCGGACTGGTGCACCGCGATCTCAAGCCCAGCAACATCCTGCTCACCGCGGACGGCCCCCGGGTGATCGACTTCGGCATCGCCAGGGCGGTCGAGGACGGCCACGAACTGACCGGCACCGGCTCGATCATCGGCTCGCCCGCGTTCATGTCCCCGGAACAGGCCGGCGGCGGGCAGGTCACCGCGGCCAGCGACATGTTCTCCCTGGGGGCCGTCCTGGTCATGGCGGCCACCGGACAGGGCCCGTTCACCGGCTCGGCCGCGGCTCAGACGCTCTACAACGTGGTGCACACCGAGCCCGATCTTTCCGCCGTGCCGGCGGAAATCCGCGCGCTGGCCGAGCCGTGCCTGGTGAAGGACCCGGCCCGCAGGCCGACTCCCGCGCAGTTGCTGGACTTCCTCGGGCAGGCTCCGGCGGTGGCCGCTCCATGGCCGCCCGCGGTCCACGCGCGGATCCAGCAGCAGGATGCGGAAGTGCGCTCGGCGCTGTCACTGCCGCTCCCGGCCTGGCAACCGCCTCCGCGACCGCGGAAAACCTGGTTGCGCTGGGTCGTGGCGGGGGTTGTTGTCGCTCTGCTCTCCGCGATCGCCTACGTGGTCGTCGAAGCCAGTGGTCCCGACGATCCCGGTGTCGCCGCCATGCCGATGTCCGACGCGCTCACCCTCGACCGGCTCCGGCGCGTGGATCCGTGCGAGGTGCTCAACGGGGACTTCACCCCCGATCTCGGCACGCTGGAACCGGAATCCAACCCGATCGAACCCAACCGCTGCTACTACACCGGTCGCGATGGCATCGAGTTCGAACTGCAGCTCGGTGACCCGGTGCTCTACGGGGGCGTCGGCCAGGCGAACCGCACCGCCGAGGGCATGGCCCTGCAGCGCATGACCTTCGGCGCCTGCGACGCACTGGTGCTGCTGCCGTCGCAACGGCAGCTCCACGTGATGATCTACAACCCGACCAAGGCCGGCGATCCGTGCGCGATCTCCGACAGCGCGCTCTCCGCGGTGCTCACGCGCCTGCGCACGAACGAGGTCGACCGCCCGGCCGATCCGGCGAGCGTGCTGCCGCTGGACCCGTGCGTGCTGCCCGACGCGACCGTGGCCGAAAGCGTGTTGAACGGCGGGAAGCCCGCGGTGAAGTCGCTGCGTGCCTGCGAGTGGATCAACGGGAACAACTCCCTGACCGTCGAAGTGAAGCGCAGCCTGTACGTCGATCGCGGGGAGTCGATCGACCTGGGTGGTGGCGTGACCGGTGAGGTGAGCGACACGGGCCCGACGACGTGCAGGGTGACCTGGCGGCATCGCCCACTTCCCGACGGCGACGCCGAGTACCTCTCGGTGTGGATCCACGGGCTGGACGTCGAGAATCCCTGTGAGCACGTCCGCGCGGTCGTCGGGTCAGTCCTGCCGAAACTGCCGAAAGTCCAGTAG
- the sigJ gene encoding RNA polymerase sigma factor SigJ, with the protein MDSTTTDRFDTSRFEASRNRLTSLAYRLLGSAADAEDAVQTAFLRWQDADRQRIEVPEAWLTKVVTNLCLDRLRSAQARRERTVGAWLPEPLLDGDPMLGPAETFEQRESVSLAVLLLMERLSPLERAVYLLREAFSYSHAEIAGMLDVTESASQQHFHRARRRIAAARRRGEADPASARRIVEEFLDAASSGRTERLVALLTDDATAVSDGAGLTESLMRFDTPERIAAIARAGLKPSAAKRRLAGGTPAVHYALVNGDPALLFVLGDQVVGAVAFEITGGKIAAVRGIAAPARLGRITEAWRQHEPEPPLIARW; encoded by the coding sequence GTGGACAGCACCACCACCGATCGCTTCGACACCAGCCGGTTCGAGGCCAGCCGCAACCGGCTGACCTCACTGGCCTACCGGCTGCTGGGCTCTGCCGCCGACGCCGAGGACGCCGTGCAGACCGCGTTCCTGCGGTGGCAGGACGCCGACCGGCAGCGGATCGAGGTGCCCGAAGCCTGGCTGACCAAGGTGGTCACCAACCTGTGCCTCGACCGACTCCGCTCGGCCCAGGCCCGCCGCGAACGCACCGTCGGGGCCTGGCTGCCCGAACCGCTTCTCGACGGCGACCCGATGCTCGGCCCGGCCGAGACGTTCGAGCAACGCGAGTCGGTCTCCCTGGCCGTGCTGCTTCTCATGGAGCGCCTGTCACCGCTGGAGCGAGCCGTCTACCTCCTGCGCGAAGCGTTCTCCTACAGCCACGCCGAGATCGCCGGGATGCTCGACGTCACCGAATCCGCCAGCCAGCAACACTTCCACCGGGCAAGGCGTCGCATCGCCGCCGCGCGCCGCCGAGGCGAAGCCGACCCGGCGTCCGCCCGCAGGATCGTCGAGGAGTTCCTCGACGCTGCCTCGTCGGGTCGCACCGAACGGCTGGTGGCGCTGCTCACCGATGACGCGACCGCGGTCTCCGACGGCGCCGGCCTGACCGAGTCGCTGATGCGTTTCGACACTCCGGAGCGCATCGCCGCCATCGCACGGGCCGGCTTGAAGCCCTCCGCCGCGAAACGGCGACTTGCCGGAGGCACGCCCGCCGTGCACTACGCGCTCGTCAACGGCGACCCAGCCCTGCTCTTCGTGCTCGGTGACCAGGTCGTCGGCGCGGTGGCGTTCGAGATCACGGGCGGCAAGATCGCGGCCGTGCGCGGCATCGCGGCGCCCGCCCGCCTCGGCCGCATCACCGAAGCCTGGCGACAGCACGAACCGGAGCCGCCGCTCATCGCCCGGTGGTGA
- a CDS encoding NAD(P)/FAD-dependent oxidoreductase produces the protein MKHRIVVLGAGYAGAFAAGNLARRLSPADAEITVVNAEPHFVERLRLHQLAAGREIEARKLADIFAGTGVRLRLARVTAIDPERQVVTVADAGGGGELPYDTLLYALGSRVADHGVPGVAEHAFDVAGRPSALRLRERLDKLGKRSGGSVLVVGDGLTGIETATEIADARPGLSVTLIAHDELGAPLSPGARDHLRRACDRLGITVLEHTTVEAVEATRVLCADGTALAADATVWTAGFAVHPIAAASGLEVADTGQLVVDRMMRSVSHPNVYGVGDSAHVIGDNGRPLPMSCASAGYAGKQAVEAIIGRLTGHEITNVKLNYAGNHISLGRQDAILQMVDDQARAKPKFLGGRTAARIKACILAISLWSIEHPTFGVPKRRRRLAAASPASAEKVAA, from the coding sequence ATGAAGCACCGCATCGTCGTTCTCGGCGCCGGGTATGCCGGGGCCTTCGCGGCCGGGAACCTGGCCCGGCGGCTGTCCCCGGCGGACGCCGAGATCACCGTGGTCAACGCCGAGCCGCACTTCGTCGAGCGGCTGCGGCTGCACCAGCTCGCGGCCGGCCGGGAGATCGAGGCTCGGAAGCTCGCCGACATCTTCGCGGGCACGGGGGTACGGCTGCGCCTTGCCCGGGTCACCGCCATCGACCCCGAGCGTCAGGTCGTCACCGTGGCCGACGCCGGCGGAGGTGGCGAACTCCCCTACGACACGCTGCTCTACGCGCTCGGCAGCCGAGTCGCCGATCACGGCGTTCCCGGCGTCGCCGAGCACGCCTTCGACGTCGCGGGGCGGCCCTCGGCGCTACGCCTGCGCGAGCGCCTGGACAAACTCGGCAAGCGGAGCGGCGGAAGTGTGCTGGTCGTCGGCGACGGACTGACCGGCATCGAAACCGCCACCGAGATCGCCGACGCCCGGCCCGGCCTGTCGGTGACGCTGATCGCCCATGACGAGCTGGGCGCTCCCCTCTCCCCCGGCGCCCGCGACCACCTGCGCCGGGCCTGCGATCGGCTGGGCATCACCGTCCTGGAGCACACCACCGTCGAAGCCGTCGAAGCGACGCGGGTGCTGTGCGCCGACGGCACCGCCCTCGCGGCCGACGCAACCGTGTGGACGGCCGGGTTCGCGGTACACCCCATCGCCGCCGCCAGCGGGCTGGAGGTCGCCGACACCGGGCAGCTCGTCGTCGATCGCATGATGCGGTCGGTCTCGCACCCGAACGTCTACGGTGTGGGCGACAGCGCCCACGTCATCGGCGACAACGGCAGGCCGCTGCCGATGTCCTGCGCTTCGGCCGGTTACGCCGGCAAGCAGGCCGTGGAAGCGATCATCGGCCGCCTGACCGGCCACGAGATCACGAACGTCAAGCTGAACTACGCGGGCAACCACATCAGTCTCGGACGACAGGACGCGATCCTGCAGATGGTCGACGACCAAGCGCGGGCGAAGCCGAAGTTCCTTGGCGGCCGGACGGCCGCGCGGATCAAGGCATGCATCCTTGCCATCTCGCTGTGGAGCATCGAGCACCCGACCTTCGGTGTGCCCAAGCGCAGGCGACGCCTGGCCGCCGCGTCGCCCGCCTCCGCCGAGAAGGTGGCCGCATAG
- a CDS encoding immunity 49 family protein yields the protein MRTVARHDVDVPNAEETVGLLAARAHEVREDLEEIPLGPGFAMSRSLAEFGNRCASDPSAARADTWYALVRAMQSSAALFQAASSPSGNVEFRFGDETIRRQATGPTTDWTCSASPATRTTSSSIPGYGPCGSIGGAKRT from the coding sequence GTGCGCACTGTCGCCCGGCACGACGTCGATGTGCCCAACGCCGAGGAGACCGTCGGGCTTCTCGCCGCACGCGCCCACGAGGTACGTGAGGATCTGGAAGAGATTCCGCTGGGTCCGGGTTTCGCGATGTCGCGATCCCTGGCCGAGTTCGGCAACCGCTGCGCGAGCGACCCGAGTGCGGCCCGGGCCGACACCTGGTACGCGCTGGTGCGGGCGATGCAGTCGTCCGCTGCTCTGTTCCAGGCCGCGAGCAGCCCCAGCGGAAACGTGGAGTTCCGGTTCGGCGACGAGACGATCCGGCGGCAGGCGACCGGCCCGACCACCGACTGGACCTGCTCCGCGAGTCCAGCTACGCGTACGACGAGTTCCTCTATTCCTGGGTACGGGCCCTGCGGATCCATTGGCGGGGCGAAGAGAACCTGA
- a CDS encoding immunity 49 family protein: MLRESSYAYDEFLYSWVRALRIHWRGEENLIDTVLEAMSGTDPEQMERFEAAPVLQLYYPPMELFYLLTQREDVKFNDSLANALELHKRYWTAEDERLRDPEGFVALGPLAIACLARDAGMIIEVESDYLPIHLLDGARVGEMST, encoded by the coding sequence CTGCTCCGCGAGTCCAGCTACGCGTACGACGAGTTCCTCTATTCCTGGGTACGGGCCCTGCGGATCCATTGGCGGGGCGAAGAGAACCTGATCGACACGGTACTGGAGGCGATGAGCGGCACCGACCCCGAGCAGATGGAACGCTTCGAAGCCGCTCCCGTCCTGCAGCTCTACTACCCGCCGATGGAACTGTTCTACCTGCTGACCCAGCGCGAAGACGTCAAGTTCAACGACTCACTCGCCAACGCGCTGGAACTGCACAAGCGGTACTGGACCGCCGAAGACGAGCGGTTGCGGGATCCCGAGGGCTTCGTCGCGCTGGGGCCACTCGCCATCGCCTGCCTCGCCCGCGACGCGGGGATGATCATCGAGGTGGAGTCCGATTACCTGCCGATCCACCTACTGGACGGTGCTCGAGTCGGCGAGATGTCGACCTGA